From the Motacilla alba alba isolate MOTALB_02 chromosome Z, Motacilla_alba_V1.0_pri, whole genome shotgun sequence genome, one window contains:
- the F2RL1 gene encoding proteinase-activated receptor 2, whose product MAARRGLCLVLLFSVLLFSVLLGAAATAEENVGSSKPKGRSFIGHKVLNVNNSEELYEVDEFIAEVLTGKLTTVFIPIVYILVFIIGFPSNAMALWVFFFRTKKKHPAVIYMVNLALADLLFIVWFPLKISYHLNGNNWLFGEGLCKVFVGFFYGNMYCSILFMTCLSVQRYWVVVNPIVHSKKKSEIALSISIALWILIVLGTIPLYLVNQTAYISNLNITTCHDVLPENVSAHDMFSYFLSLAIGVFLIPAIITAVAYILMIKTLSASIIDISTGKKRKRAIKLIIVVLSMYLICFTPSNVLIIVHYSLLKAYSQSHLYVWYITALCLSALNSGIDPFIYYYISKDFRDNLKYALLCRSVRTTQRMQVSLSSSRYLKKSNSYSSNSSRTNKSTY is encoded by the exons ATGGCTGCACGTCGTGGGTTGTGTCTGGTGCTGCTGTTCAGTGTGCTGCTGTTcagtgtgctgctgggagctgccgcCACTGCTGAAG agaaTGTTGGCTCCAGCAAACCAAAAGGAAGAAGTTTCATTGGCCATAAGGTTCTAAATGTAAATAATTCTGAAGAGTTATACGAGGTGGATGAATTTATAGCAGAAGTTCTCACAGGAAAGCTGACTACAGTTTTTATTCCCATTGTTTATATCCTTGTCTTTATAATTGGTTTTCCAAGCAATGCCATGGCCCTCTGGGTCTTTTTTTTCCGAACAAAGAAGAAACATCCAGCTGTGATTTATATGGTAAATTTGGCATTGGCAGATCTTCTTTTTATTGTCTGGTTCCCACTGAAGATTTCATACCATCTAAATGGCAATAACTGGCTATTTGGTGAAGGTCTCTGCAAAgtatttgttgggtttttctatGGAAATATGTACTGTTCCATCCTCTTCATGACATGTCTCAGTGTACAACGGTATTGGGTTGTAGTGAACCCCATAGTGcattcaaaaaagaaatcagaaattgCTTTGAGCATCTCCATTGCTCTCTGGATACTGATTGTGTTGGGTACCATACCATTGTATCTTGTTAATCAGACAGCATATATTTCAAATCTTAACATCACAACCTGCCATGATGTGTTGCCTGAAAATGTTTCGGCTCATGATATGTTCAGTTATTTCCTCTCACTTGCAATTGGAGTCTTCTTAATCCCAGCTATCATCACTGCTGTTGCATACATTCTAATGATTAAGACCCTGAGTGCTTCCATCATAGATATAAGCACTGGGAAGAAACGAAAAAGAGCAATCAAACTCATTATTGTTGTCCTGTCCATGTATCTCATCTGTTTTACACCTAGCAATGTGCTGATAATTGTGCACTATTCACTCCTCAAAGCCTACAGCCAGAGCCATCTGTATGTGTGGTACATAACTGCACTGTGTCTTTCCGCTTTGAATAGTGGTATTGATCCATTTATCTATTATTATATTTCAAAAGACTTCAGAGACAACCTTAAATATGCTCTTCTTTGCCGAAGTGTGCGAACTACACAGAGGATGCAAGTGTCTCTCTCATCAAGCAGGTACCTCAAGAAATCAAATTCTTATTCTTCAAACTCAAGTAGGACCAATAAATCAACCTACTGA